DNA from Streptomyces sp. Edi4:
CTGGTAGCGGACGGCGGGGTGGCCGCCACCGAGCGCGCCGGCGACCGCCGCCACGATGTCCTCGGTGCCCAGCGGTCCGTGCGAGGCGGCGTTCACCGGTCCGGTGAAGTCCTGGCGGGTCACCCAGAACAGGAACGCGGCGATCTCCTCGACGTCGATGTACGTCGCCGGGCAGTTGGGCACGGCGACCGCGACGGGCTCCCCGGCGCGGATCCGGTCGGCGTAATGCGGCAGGCGTCCGGTGAAGTCGTCGGCCCCGCCCAGGACATGGGCCACCCGCACCGCGACATGAGGGAACGGGGGGTCGGCGGCGAACACCGCCTCCGCCTGTCGCTTGCCCTCGCCGTAGTACTCCGCGACGAACTCCGGCTCGTGCCAGGGGAGTTCCCCGGTGACCACCACCGTTGACGCGTCGAGCGCGCTCTCGGACACCGGCTCCGCGCAGTCCTCGTACTCGTACACCTCGACCGTGGAGGTCATGACGTAGCGCGCGGTGCGGCCGGTGAACACCCGCCGGGCGATCGCGGCCTGGCGGGGGGTGTAGCAGACCTGGTCGACCACGACGTCGAAGACGCGCTCGCCCACGGCGGCGGCCAGCGAGGCCTCGTCGTCGCGGTCGGCGATCAGCTGCCGCACGCCCGGCGGTGGCGGGGTCGAACCCCGGTTCAGGACCGTGACCCGGTCACCCGCCGCGAGCAGCCGCGCGATGAGCCGCTTGCCGAAGTAGCGGTTTCCCCCGATGACCAGAACCTCACGCATGTTCTCCATCCCCTTCCCACCTGCGGTTTCTCCCGATACCAGTGTTACGTTGACGGCCCATGGACTGAAGGGGGAAACATGGGAGATCTCGCGGCGGTACCGAAACAACCACGGCATTCGCGCGCCATCGCCAACGATTCGTCAGCGGGCTTCGACGCGGTGGACCGGCAGTTGCTCGAAGTCGTCCAGCGGGAGGGCCGGATCAAGCTCAGCGAGCTCGGCCGGCGGGTGCGGCTGAGCCCGGCCGCGGTCACCGAGCGGCTGCGCCGCCTGGAGGCGGGCGGCGCGATCACGGGGTACGGGGCGCGGGTCGATCCGGCCCGGCTCGGCTACGGCATTCAGGCGTTCATCCGGGTCAGTCCGCACGGCGGTTACAGCCTGAAGCACCCCAGGACCCTGGAGCTGATGGAGCGCCCGGAGATCACCGAGGTGCACCACGTGGTGGGGGAGGACTGCTGGATCCTCAAGGTGGCCGTCGCCGACACGGTCCATCTGGAGGAGGTCCTGGAGCAGACGTCGGCGCTGGGGCGTACGACGACGTCGATCGTGCTGTCGTCGCCGGTCGGCGGCCGCGAGGGGAAGCCGCTGCTGCCGCCGGTGGCGGGCTGACGCTCGGCGCCGGTGCGGCGCGGGCCGGTGCGGTGCGGGCCGGTGCGGTGCGGGCCGGGGTAAGGCGGGCCGGGGTAAGGCGGGCCGGTGCGGTGCGGTGCGGTGCGGTGCGGTGCGGTGCGGTGCGGTGCGGGGCGCCGGCACCCGGGATTGCCCTCGTGCTTGCCTTGCCGTCGGCGTCAAGGATTACCGTCCTTGTCATGCGCATCGGCGAGCTCGCGGCGCGGGCAGGGACGACCACCCGCACGCTTCGGTACTACGAGTCGCGCGGCCTGCTGGCCGCGCGGCGGACCGACAACGGCTACCGCACGTACGACGAGAACGACCTGCGGCTGCTCCAGCAGATCAAGACGCTTCAGGACTTCGGGTTCGACCTGGAGGAGACGCGGCCCTTCGTGGAGTGCCTGCGGGCCGGCCACCCGGCCGGGGACACCTGCCCCGCCTCGCTCGCCGTGTACCGCCGCAAGCTGAGCGATCTCGACGCGCTGATCGGTGAACTCACCGCCGTGCGCGCCCAGGTGGGCGAGGAGCTGGCGCGGGCCGAGGTGATGGCGGCGGCGCAGGTCCCCGGCGGCCCCGACCCGCTCTGCGAACTGAGCCCGCCGCACACGCGACAGCACGCGGAACCGCACACGCGTCAGCACGCGCAACCGCAAACCGAACGGCACGCGCAACCACCGGCCGAACGGCAAAGCCAACGGCACGCGCCACCGCACGCGGGGCCGGCGACAGGGGAGACGAGACAGTGATCAAGGCAGCGCACGTGGACGAGGTCACCGACGAGACCTTTCACGCCGAGGTGATGGAGGCCGAGCTTCCGGTCCTGGTCGAATTCACGGCGGACTGGTGCCCGCCATGCCGGCAGATCGCGCCCGTTCTGAGCGCCCTCGCCGTGGAGGAGGCGGACCGGATGAAGATCGTCCAGTTGGACGTGGACACCAACCCGGTGACGACCGCGAGGTACGGCGTCCTGTCGATGCCCACCCTTATGGTCTTCCGCGCGGGCGAGCCGGTGAAGGCGATGGTGGGCGCACGGCCCAAGCGGCGACTGCTCCAGGAGCTGGCAGACGTGATCTGAGCCCGCCCCGGGCGCTGAGCGCGACACCGCGCGCCGCGCCCCGCGCGCACAAGGCCATAACCATAAAGAAAATGCCCCGGATGAATTGGCATCCGGGGCATTCTCCTGCGTATATTGGATGTTTCGCGTCCGGGCGCAACCGGGACACGAACAAGCCTTATGAATGCAGTGTATCGCGTCAGGAGTGGAATTGTCAACCGAGGAATTCCGGAAGGAACAGCAATTCATCACCGGTCTCTACGCCCGCCTCGACGACCTGCGGGCTCAGGCGGAGGGCGCGGTGCGTTCGGCGTTGTCGCAGACCGGCACGGGTCTCCAGGCCCGGCTGGAACGAGACGTGCTGGTCGCGGAGCAGTCCGGGCTGCTGGGCGCGCTCAACGCGGGCGAGAATGGGCTGTGCTTCGGGAGGCTTGATTTCCGGGACGGCGCGACGCACCACATCGGCCGCATCGGAATCCGCGACAACGACAGAGAGCGCACGCCTCTTGTCATCGACTGGCGTGCGGAGAAGGCCCGTCCCTTCTATCTCGCGACCGGGCATTGCCCGATGGGACTGCGCCGCCGCCGGCACATCAGCACGGAGGGGCGCACCGTCACGGCGCTCCACGACGAACTCCTCGACCTGACCGACACCGAGCGCACCGGACACGAGGGCGCCGACGCCGACGAGGTGCTGCTCGCCGCGCTCGACGCCGCCCGCACCGGCCGGATGCACGACATCGTGCGGACCATCCAGGCCGAACAGGACCGCATCATCCGCGCCCCGCACCGCGGCGTACTCGTCGTCGAGGGCGGCCCCGGCACCGGAAAGACCGTCGTCGCCCTTCACCGGGCGGCGTATCTCCTCTACGAGCACCGGGAGTTGCTGGCCCGGCGGGCGGTGCTCGTCGTCGGCCCCAACCCGGCGTTCCTCGGCTACATCGGCGACGTGCTGCCCTCGCTCGGCGAGACGGGCGTCCTCCTGTCGACCATGGCCGAGCTGTTCCCCGGCGTACGCGCCACCGGCACCGACACCGCTCGGGCGGCCGAGATCAAGGGCCGCGCCTCGATGGCCGAGGTGCTCGCGGCGGCCGTACGCGACCGTCAGACCGTGCCCGGGACGGCCATCGAGATCCCGCACGAGGGCTACGGGACGCTCACGCTCGACCGGGCGATGGCCGAGGACGCCCGGTGGAAGGCGCGGGGGAGCGGACTCCCGCACAACCTGGCCCTGCCGCACTTCGCCTTCCACATCATCGACGCGCTCACCGCGCAGCTCGTCGAACGCGTCGGCGCCGACCCCTTCGGCGGGCCGAACCTCCTCGGCCCCGACGACGCGGCGCAGATGGGCAAGGAGATCGCCATGAGCCACGAGGTCCACGCGGCCATCGAGGAGCTATGGCCGAAGCTGACCCCGGCGGCCTTCGTGGCGGACTTCCTCGCCGACCCCTCCCATCTCCCGGACGGAGAAGCCGAGTTGATCCGGCGCGAGGGCGGCGCGTGGACGCCGGGTGATGTGCCGCTCCTGGACGAGGCGGCCGAACTCCTCGGCGAGGACGACAGCGCGGCC
Protein-coding regions in this window:
- a CDS encoding NAD-dependent epimerase/dehydratase family protein: MREVLVIGGNRYFGKRLIARLLAAGDRVTVLNRGSTPPPPGVRQLIADRDDEASLAAAVGERVFDVVVDQVCYTPRQAAIARRVFTGRTARYVMTSTVEVYEYEDCAEPVSESALDASTVVVTGELPWHEPEFVAEYYGEGKRQAEAVFAADPPFPHVAVRVAHVLGGADDFTGRLPHYADRIRAGEPVAVAVPNCPATYIDVEEIAAFLFWVTRQDFTGPVNAASHGPLGTEDIVAAVAGALGGGHPAVRYQPVEVGAVSPFSFARSYAMDNARAESLGFTFSHTKDWLTRAVAETIGVN
- a CDS encoding Lrp/AsnC family transcriptional regulator, which encodes MGDLAAVPKQPRHSRAIANDSSAGFDAVDRQLLEVVQREGRIKLSELGRRVRLSPAAVTERLRRLEAGGAITGYGARVDPARLGYGIQAFIRVSPHGGYSLKHPRTLELMERPEITEVHHVVGEDCWILKVAVADTVHLEEVLEQTSALGRTTTSIVLSSPVGGREGKPLLPPVAG
- the trxA gene encoding thioredoxin — its product is MIKAAHVDEVTDETFHAEVMEAELPVLVEFTADWCPPCRQIAPVLSALAVEEADRMKIVQLDVDTNPVTTARYGVLSMPTLMVFRAGEPVKAMVGARPKRRLLQELADVI
- a CDS encoding helicase gives rise to the protein MQCIASGVELSTEEFRKEQQFITGLYARLDDLRAQAEGAVRSALSQTGTGLQARLERDVLVAEQSGLLGALNAGENGLCFGRLDFRDGATHHIGRIGIRDNDRERTPLVIDWRAEKARPFYLATGHCPMGLRRRRHISTEGRTVTALHDELLDLTDTERTGHEGADADEVLLAALDAARTGRMHDIVRTIQAEQDRIIRAPHRGVLVVEGGPGTGKTVVALHRAAYLLYEHRELLARRAVLVVGPNPAFLGYIGDVLPSLGETGVLLSTMAELFPGVRATGTDTARAAEIKGRASMAEVLAAAVRDRQTVPGTAIEIPHEGYGTLTLDRAMAEDARWKARGSGLPHNLALPHFAFHIIDALTAQLVERVGADPFGGPNLLGPDDAAQMGKEIAMSHEVHAAIEELWPKLTPAAFVADFLADPSHLPDGEAELIRREGGAWTPGDVPLLDEAAELLGEDDSAARAAAEAERQERIAYAQGVLDLSEGSESYEFEDEESEVLAAHNIIDAERMAERHEEADHRSAAERAAADRTWAFGHIIVDEAQELSAMAWRLLMRRCPTRSMTLVGDPAQTADPAGVGSWERILEPYVAAGHWEHARLGVNYRTPAEIMEVAAEVCRSADPSFVPPRSVRSTGVRPWARHVEPGELASAVARAVADERGTGRLAVIAPARLHATLRPALPDAAHGTTPDLTSEVALLDPRQAKGLEFDVVLVVEPGEYGVSDLYVALTRATRRMAVLHAGALPTALAGLTPWVSPAGRARP